In Paenibacillus sonchi, a single genomic region encodes these proteins:
- a CDS encoding ketoacyl-ACP synthase III, producing the protein MKGAKITAIGAYVPARRLTNSDLEQMVDTNDEWIVQRTGIRERRISREDEYTSDLCAAAVLDLMKRYGKSMHDVDMILVATSTPDFPFPSVASVLQNRLGIPATAGAIDMSAACAGFVYALHTAHAYVASGLHRKVLVLGADALSKITDYTDRSTCILFGDGAGAVLVESDEQLDGFAGFHLGSDGSGAHHVYRTGLSHSVNEVELSDTGKLVQNGREVFRWAVRTVPQGVQQVLNNAGIGLDQVDWFIPHSANLRMIEPICERLDYPFEQALYSLEYFGNTSAASIPLALDLGVREGKVVNGQQILLYGFGAGLTHAGQLVKLELAPEVSPPTPL; encoded by the coding sequence TTGAAAGGTGCTAAAATTACCGCAATCGGAGCTTATGTACCGGCCCGGAGACTTACGAACAGCGATCTGGAGCAGATGGTGGATACCAATGATGAATGGATTGTCCAGCGGACCGGAATCCGTGAACGCCGGATCAGCCGCGAGGATGAATATACCAGTGATTTGTGTGCAGCCGCTGTACTGGATCTGATGAAGCGTTATGGCAAAAGCATGCACGATGTCGATATGATTCTCGTCGCCACCAGCACACCGGACTTCCCATTTCCTTCAGTTGCATCCGTTCTGCAGAACCGTCTCGGGATTCCCGCTACTGCCGGAGCCATAGACATGAGTGCTGCCTGCGCCGGGTTTGTCTATGCGCTGCATACGGCACATGCCTATGTCGCTTCTGGTCTGCACCGCAAGGTACTGGTGCTTGGCGCGGATGCCTTGTCCAAAATTACGGATTATACCGACCGGAGCACCTGCATTCTGTTTGGCGACGGGGCGGGGGCAGTGCTGGTGGAGAGTGATGAACAACTGGACGGCTTTGCCGGATTTCATCTGGGCAGCGACGGCAGCGGGGCGCATCATGTATACCGCACAGGCCTGTCGCACAGTGTGAATGAGGTTGAGCTATCAGATACGGGCAAGCTGGTGCAAAATGGCCGCGAAGTGTTCCGTTGGGCGGTGCGGACTGTACCGCAGGGTGTGCAGCAGGTGCTGAACAACGCCGGAATCGGCTTGGACCAGGTGGACTGGTTCATTCCCCACAGCGCCAATCTGCGGATGATTGAGCCGATTTGTGAACGGCTGGATTATCCTTTTGAGCAGGCCTTATATAGCCTTGAGTATTTCGGCAACACCTCTGCCGCAAGTATTCCGCTGGCTCTGGACTTAGGTGTACGCGAAGGCAAAGTTGTGAACGGCCAGCAGATTCTGCTCTATGGCTTCGGTGCCGGGCTGACGCATGCCGGTCAGCTGGTGAAGCTGGAGCTGGCTCCCGAGGTCTCGCCGCCTACTCCGCTATAA
- a CDS encoding glycoside hydrolase family 105 protein, whose protein sequence is MIGSLPATPIEWAKQACDSLMDTYTAGELPPAHRWHYHQGVFLSGMEILWEAVREERYIEYIQQYVDDLVDENGNLYFARDELDAVQAGLLLFNLHKRTGKQKYRIAADKLRNLLLTLNRTSEGGYWHKDKYPNQMWLDGLYMAGVFSLKYANAYGETTLRETVLHQERLMRRHMKDEATGLLYHAWDESKRMPWANPRTGCSPEFWSRSLGWYGLAVSQFLDLLPAGDPGRAELAAELSGFVEALIRYQDRESGLWYQVADKGDHPDNWLETSGSCLFVYTIAKAVKHGIAPPGALAAARKGYNGLIRVLQQDEQGRLILPDICIGTSAGDYENYVTRPKVSNDLHGVGALVMACVEMQSLYDEAEAAG, encoded by the coding sequence ATGATAGGCAGTCTGCCGGCTACACCCATAGAATGGGCGAAACAGGCCTGTGATTCTTTAATGGATACTTACACAGCGGGAGAGCTGCCTCCAGCCCACCGCTGGCATTATCATCAGGGTGTGTTTTTGAGCGGTATGGAAATATTATGGGAAGCCGTCCGGGAGGAACGTTATATCGAATATATTCAGCAGTATGTCGATGATCTGGTGGATGAGAACGGGAACCTGTATTTTGCCCGTGATGAGCTGGATGCGGTTCAAGCCGGACTGCTGCTGTTCAACCTGCATAAACGGACCGGCAAGCAGAAATACCGGATTGCTGCCGACAAGCTGCGTAATCTGCTGCTGACGCTGAACCGGACCTCGGAAGGCGGATACTGGCACAAGGATAAATACCCGAACCAAATGTGGCTGGATGGGCTCTATATGGCCGGGGTATTCTCCTTGAAATATGCCAATGCCTACGGTGAAACCACCCTGCGTGAAACGGTGCTGCATCAGGAGCGGCTGATGCGGAGGCATATGAAGGATGAGGCTACCGGTCTCCTGTACCATGCCTGGGATGAGAGCAAGCGGATGCCCTGGGCCAATCCCCGGACCGGCTGCTCGCCGGAGTTCTGGAGCCGGTCGCTGGGCTGGTACGGGCTGGCCGTCTCGCAGTTTCTCGACTTGCTCCCGGCCGGGGACCCGGGCAGGGCAGAGCTTGCCGCCGAGCTGAGCGGCTTCGTTGAAGCGCTGATCCGGTATCAGGACAGGGAGAGCGGGCTGTGGTACCAGGTGGCCGACAAAGGCGACCATCCGGATAACTGGCTGGAGACTTCAGGCTCCTGCCTGTTCGTCTATACGATTGCCAAGGCTGTGAAGCATGGCATCGCCCCACCGGGAGCACTGGCTGCCGCCCGCAAGGGATATAATGGCTTGATCCGGGTGCTGCAGCAGGATGAACAGGGCAGGCTGATTCTGCCTGACATCTGCATCGGGACCTCGGCGGGCGACTATGAGAACTACGTCACCCGACCGAAGGTCAGCAACGACCTGCACGGCGTTGGCGCATTAGTCATGGCCTGCGTGGAGATGCAGTCTTTGTATGACGAGGCAGAGGCTGCGGGTTGA
- a CDS encoding carbohydrate ABC transporter permease, which produces MVEDRTIGGRLFAAVNFTLLAIITLITVLPFIHVVAGSFTTSAELAANKFVLFPKVWSFEAYTFIFSTNTIIKSMGVSIGVTLVGTLFSMLITALMAYGLSRRDLDGRNVFNFLVVFTMLFHGGMIPTFLVVKELGLIDSYAALILPSAISAFNMIILKNFFQNIPEGLEESAKIDGCNDFGILFRIVLPLSLPAIATISLFYAVTYWNTYMSAILYLDDSAKWPIQVLLRQIVVLASGMDYSASLDATNPPPDQTIKMAVIVVATLPILMIYPFLQKHFAKGAMLGSMKG; this is translated from the coding sequence ATGGTAGAAGATCGCACGATCGGCGGCAGACTTTTTGCTGCTGTAAACTTTACCCTGCTTGCCATCATTACACTCATTACCGTGCTGCCGTTTATTCATGTGGTAGCCGGCTCATTCACGACCAGCGCGGAGCTTGCGGCCAACAAATTTGTGCTGTTCCCAAAGGTGTGGAGCTTTGAGGCCTACACCTTTATTTTCTCGACCAATACGATCATCAAATCCATGGGTGTCTCTATTGGAGTGACGCTCGTCGGCACGCTGTTCAGTATGTTAATTACTGCCCTGATGGCTTATGGCCTTTCCAGAAGGGATCTGGACGGCCGCAACGTGTTTAATTTTCTCGTAGTATTCACCATGCTGTTCCATGGCGGGATGATTCCCACTTTCCTGGTGGTGAAGGAGCTGGGCCTGATCGACTCGTATGCAGCTCTCATTCTGCCGTCGGCCATCAGCGCGTTCAACATGATTATCCTGAAGAACTTTTTTCAGAATATCCCTGAAGGACTCGAAGAATCGGCCAAAATCGACGGCTGCAACGACTTCGGCATTCTGTTCCGGATTGTGCTGCCTCTCTCTTTGCCGGCGATTGCGACCATTTCCCTGTTCTATGCGGTGACTTACTGGAACACTTACATGAGTGCGATTCTGTATCTGGATGACAGTGCGAAGTGGCCGATTCAAGTTCTGCTGAGACAAATTGTCGTGCTCGCGAGCGGCATGGATTACAGCGCCTCACTGGACGCGACCAATCCGCCGCCGGATCAGACGATCAAGATGGCCGTTATCGTGGTAGCGACGCTGCCGATTCTGATGATCTATCCGTTCCTGCAGAAGCATTTTGCCAAGGGGGCCATGCTGGGATCGATGAAGGGCTAA
- a CDS encoding ABC transporter permease, whose translation MQEVSAQPGVVPELKPKSYKSSSELKKRLWRNKLLYVMLLPGVLYFVIFKYLPMYGLIISFQDYKPYQGITGSEWVGIEHFQRLFTEPDFLNILGNTLILFGMNILFYFPIPIILALMLNELRGTFFKRTFQTLIYLPHFMSWVIVVSISFVMTTMDGGIINELLSYFGFEKINFLLSPGWFRPMYIIQIIWREAGWGTIIYLASIAAIDPGLYEAARMDGAGRLRQIWHITLPAIRGVIVTLLILKIGSVLDLGFEHVYLLLNSMNREVAEIIDTYVYTAGLRQGHFSYSTAIGFFKSIIGLIMVMSVNKLSKKMGEEGVY comes from the coding sequence ATGCAGGAAGTCTCCGCTCAGCCTGGTGTGGTTCCCGAGCTGAAGCCCAAGAGCTACAAGAGCAGCAGCGAGCTTAAGAAACGTCTGTGGAGAAACAAATTGCTCTACGTCATGCTGCTGCCGGGTGTGCTGTATTTTGTAATTTTCAAATATTTGCCTATGTATGGATTGATTATTTCGTTTCAGGATTACAAGCCTTACCAGGGGATAACAGGAAGTGAATGGGTGGGGATCGAGCATTTCCAGCGGCTGTTCACAGAGCCGGATTTCCTGAATATTTTGGGGAACACCTTGATTTTGTTCGGCATGAACATTTTATTTTATTTTCCGATTCCGATTATTCTGGCTTTGATGCTGAATGAGCTGAGAGGCACCTTTTTCAAAAGAACCTTTCAGACGCTTATCTATCTGCCCCATTTCATGTCCTGGGTGATCGTCGTTTCCATTTCTTTTGTGATGACGACGATGGACGGCGGGATTATCAACGAGCTGCTGTCCTATTTCGGGTTCGAAAAGATTAATTTTCTGCTGAGTCCCGGCTGGTTCAGGCCGATGTACATTATTCAGATCATATGGCGCGAAGCGGGCTGGGGAACCATTATCTATCTGGCTTCAATTGCGGCCATTGACCCCGGACTCTATGAAGCTGCACGCATGGACGGTGCCGGACGGCTGAGACAAATCTGGCATATTACTCTTCCGGCGATCCGCGGCGTCATTGTTACCCTGCTTATTCTGAAAATTGGTTCCGTGCTCGATCTTGGATTTGAACATGTGTATCTGCTGCTTAACTCCATGAATCGAGAGGTCGCGGAAATTATTGATACGTATGTATACACGGCAGGGCTTAGACAAGGACATTTCAGCTACAGTACAGCTATTGGATTCTTCAAGTCAATCATTGGGCTCATTATGGTCATGTCGGTTAACAAATTGTCCAAGAAAATGGGCGAAGAAGGCGTTTATTGA
- a CDS encoding extracellular solute-binding protein — translation MNKKSFTLLLSALLTFSMLTACSGNNNKNNEAAPGNAGTGGGTDAATAAPEPEKPTEIKIMLPLNTTETPPDTIKTEVEKLTNTKLTYQFYPADTYEEKLNSSFATGSLPQVTYLKNQTTFIQMKESMKDGQFWEIGPLLSEFPNLNKLKPEILNNTKVDGKLYTLYIGRPLARQGIIYRKDWADKLGLKPPANVDELFAMAKAFTEQDPDGNGKKDTTGIVDRNELVYGAFKTVSSWFGTPNSWGEKDGQLAPEFEFPQYYDTMDFFKKARDAGYMNQDFAATSKTDAVNMFVSGKAGMYIGGSMQDIDTLNKDLVKNYPDAVLDTHSMVAGPDGKFAQWMIPGYNNVVLFPKSAVKDEAELKNILAFFDKMMTPEVANLMYWGIEGTHYTVVDGKAKPADDKELIEREVKGFKDSVIGEAETNGMYQSLNVLPGRIHAEELLLENVKVGVADPTAALDSATYTSKGVELQQIISDATYKYIYGQIDKAGFEKEVQAWKERGGQKIIEEYNAVYKK, via the coding sequence ATGAACAAAAAATCCTTCACCCTGCTCCTGTCCGCGCTGCTCACATTCAGCATGTTGACGGCGTGTTCAGGCAACAACAACAAGAATAATGAAGCTGCCCCAGGCAATGCGGGAACCGGCGGCGGAACGGACGCCGCAACAGCGGCACCGGAGCCGGAAAAACCGACAGAGATCAAGATTATGCTGCCGCTGAATACGACAGAGACTCCACCGGATACGATCAAAACCGAAGTGGAGAAGCTGACCAACACGAAGCTGACCTATCAGTTTTACCCGGCAGATACGTATGAAGAGAAGCTGAACTCCTCGTTCGCCACCGGCTCCCTGCCGCAGGTCACTTACCTGAAAAATCAGACGACTTTTATTCAAATGAAGGAATCGATGAAGGACGGGCAGTTCTGGGAGATCGGGCCGCTGTTAAGCGAATTCCCCAATCTCAATAAGCTGAAGCCGGAAATCCTGAATAATACCAAGGTAGACGGCAAGCTGTATACCTTGTACATTGGACGGCCGCTGGCGCGCCAGGGCATCATTTACCGCAAGGACTGGGCCGACAAGCTGGGGCTGAAGCCGCCTGCAAATGTGGATGAGCTGTTCGCTATGGCCAAAGCGTTCACGGAGCAGGACCCGGACGGCAACGGCAAAAAAGACACCACAGGTATTGTAGACCGCAACGAGCTGGTGTACGGCGCATTCAAAACCGTATCCTCCTGGTTCGGCACTCCGAACAGCTGGGGAGAGAAGGATGGCCAATTAGCACCTGAATTTGAATTCCCGCAATACTACGATACTATGGATTTCTTCAAAAAAGCCCGCGATGCCGGTTACATGAACCAGGACTTCGCAGCTACCAGTAAAACGGATGCCGTTAACATGTTCGTGAGCGGCAAGGCCGGAATGTACATTGGCGGCTCTATGCAGGATATCGATACCCTCAACAAGGATCTGGTCAAAAACTACCCGGATGCCGTGCTCGATACGCACAGTATGGTTGCCGGTCCGGACGGCAAATTTGCGCAATGGATGATTCCGGGCTACAACAATGTGGTGCTGTTCCCGAAATCTGCGGTTAAGGACGAAGCTGAGCTGAAGAACATCCTTGCATTTTTTGACAAAATGATGACTCCGGAGGTGGCTAATCTGATGTACTGGGGGATCGAAGGCACCCACTATACGGTGGTAGACGGCAAAGCCAAACCTGCGGATGACAAAGAGCTGATCGAACGCGAAGTCAAAGGCTTCAAGGACAGCGTGATCGGTGAAGCGGAGACCAATGGCATGTACCAAAGCCTGAACGTGCTGCCGGGCAGAATCCATGCGGAGGAATTGCTGCTGGAGAATGTCAAGGTGGGTGTAGCTGATCCCACGGCTGCGCTGGATTCGGCCACCTATACTTCCAAAGGCGTAGAGCTGCAGCAGATCATTTCGGATGCCACCTATAAATATATCTACGGGCAAATTGACAAGGCCGGATTCGAAAAAGAAGTCCAGGCCTGGAAGGAGCGCGGCGGCCAGAAAATTATTGAAGAATACAATGCCGTGTACAAGAAATAG
- a CDS encoding transcriptional regulator — MNALLTTVIFYLVIKVKLFKLMVLSVKGGFDLKSAPAILAELENYLKREAITKTQFAERSGIHSGTLSNMIRGRRPIAIQQLDRITQAMGQDEGFFYNLYIDNYIIDSSRDWRRIGALLQRCADLNKLDCIQRIVQHVMDNLMYSPMLFDTAEALFAKDRLAAAALLYEYVAESERSQHSERLALCHYRLFTIALGDNQDDNLRAADRFEPFVERLDEVDQLDALKELANTYRSLQRWDKVDELAGKMGHKARIQYELQQAPHRKSEESHKAPGRPLFFISPTATYCVGMCVMSWGIMSRPLFISIVMPI; from the coding sequence TTGAATGCGCTATTGACCACTGTTATATTTTATTTAGTGATAAAAGTAAAATTATTCAAATTAATGGTTTTAAGTGTGAAAGGAGGATTTGATTTGAAATCTGCACCAGCGATATTGGCAGAGCTCGAAAATTATTTGAAGCGAGAAGCCATTACGAAAACACAATTTGCAGAACGTTCAGGCATTCATTCAGGTACGCTCAGCAATATGATTCGTGGACGCCGTCCCATCGCGATACAGCAGCTGGACCGGATTACCCAAGCGATGGGGCAGGACGAGGGATTTTTTTATAACTTATACATAGACAATTACATCATCGATAGTTCCCGGGACTGGCGTAGGATTGGAGCATTGCTGCAACGTTGTGCGGACTTAAATAAGCTGGATTGTATTCAGCGAATTGTTCAACATGTAATGGACAATCTGATGTATTCACCCATGCTTTTTGACACGGCCGAGGCATTATTTGCAAAAGACCGCTTGGCCGCAGCAGCTCTATTATACGAATATGTGGCGGAGAGTGAGCGGTCGCAGCATTCGGAACGTTTGGCGCTTTGCCACTACCGTTTGTTTACTATAGCTCTAGGTGACAACCAGGATGACAATCTTAGGGCCGCTGATCGGTTCGAGCCCTTTGTAGAGCGTCTGGATGAAGTAGACCAATTGGATGCACTGAAAGAATTGGCGAATACCTATCGTTCTTTACAGCGCTGGGACAAGGTCGATGAACTGGCAGGGAAAATGGGCCATAAAGCCCGAATTCAATATGAGCTGCAGCAAGCGCCTCACCGAAAGTCCGAAGAATCGCATAAAGCTCCCGGCAGGCCTCTGTTTTTTATATCGCCTACAGCGACTTATTGCGTGGGAATGTGTGTGATGAGTTGGGGGATTATGAGCAGGCCTTTATTCATATCTATCGTTATGCCGATTTAA